In the genome of Streptomyces sp. 846.5, the window CCGGCCCGCATCGCGCTCTCCAGCAGCCGGTCGTTCATGATCCGCCGGGCCTCCGCGAGCTGCACCCGGTCATTGATCCCCAGGATGTCCCGGTAGTCCCCCGCCACCAGCGCACCCACCCGGTGCCCCGCCTCACGCAGGATGCCGAGGACGTCGGTCAGGTACTCCTCACCCTGACTGTTGTCCGTCCGCACCTGCCCCAGCCCCTCGGCCAGGAGCTTCCCATCGAAGGCGTACACGGCGGAGTTGATCTCCCGGATGGTGAGCTGCGCCTCGCTGGCGTCCTTGTGCTCGACGATCGCCCGCACCTCATGGCTCGGCCCCCGCACGATCCGGCCGTACCCCGTCGCGTCCGGCACCTCCGCCGTCAGAACGGTGACGGCGTTGCCGTCAGCCGCATGCGCCTCGACCAGCCGCCGCAGGGTCTCCCCGGTCAGCAACGGGGTGTCCCCGGTGCTGACCACGACGGTCCCGTCCAGCGTCACCCCGTCGGCGGCCAACGCCTCCAACGCCACCCGCACGGCGTGGCCGGTGCCGTTCTGCCGCTCCTGCACCACGGTCCGGGCCTCGGGGTCGACCTCGGCGAGATGCTCGGCGACCTTGTCCTTCATATGCCCGATGACCACGATCACCTGCTCCGGCGTCAGCTCCCGCGCGGCCGCCAGCGCATGCCCCACGAGCGTCCGCCCGCACAACGGATGCAACACCTTCGGCAACACCGCCGACTTCATCCGGGTGCCCCCGCCAGCGGCGAGAACGACAACAGCGGCCGGCGGTTTGAAGCTCACAGCAGGAGGCTCCTCGGCATCACAGGGTGGAGGGTCCGCCGGGGACACCAGAAGGCTCCGCACAGGCGCGCCCGGACTCGACCGAGGATACCGGGCTGGGCTGGGAGGGGGATCCTTCGCGCTGGGGAGAGGATCCGGACTAGCGCTCCGCTGCTAGGACTCGAACCTAGACCGAACACCTCCAAAGGGTGTCGTGCTGCCAATTACACTACAGCGGAATATTTGTCAAGCGATTCTCAAACCGGCCTTGACGCTCCCCTAGAGTACGGGTTTCGACGCCCCACCTCCACTACCAATCCCGACCACCACCCTTCGATCCGGCGGTAGAGGTCCGCGCCACCGAGCACCTTGATGACCAAGCAGCCCTTGTAGTCCGCTCCGATGTTGCGACGCACCGTCCTGGGGTTGTGCTTCTTCAAGGTCGTCCGCTGCAGGCAATCAACAGAGACGCCAACCAACTGCGCCCAGAACCCCTCCGCCGCCTCGACATCAGCGGACTCGTGGATCTGCACCCGAAAGCGCAATTGCGAACGGTCAACAGCGAGCAAGTCCAGCCAGGCCAGGTAGACAGTGATCAAACCGGGATCACTGTTGACGAGGGTCACACACTCACGGCGGGAGTACTCCTTGTCCTTCGCCCCCTCCGACCAGTACAGCGCCACGCCGATGATGAAGAGTTCCCGCTCCGTCAACCGCCCGATCTCGTCCGCCGCCAACGACTTGGCGTCTCGACGCTCCTGATCGCGCAGCTCGCGCCTCGGACCCCAGCACACACGCTCCATGTACGCCTGCCGATCGCCGGACGGCTTTCGGTGTGGAGGCCTCGCCAAATCGCGCACCCAGAGCGAGACCGAGCTACGCGCGACCCCCAGCGCCTCCTCGATCTCGTCGTACGTCCGGCCCTCGATCCGCATCTCGCGGGCCTTGGCCCGGAGCTCGTCCTTCGCGCGCGGGCGTTTCGTCCATTCGGGCGGGGGCTCGCCCTTGAGCAGGCGGTTCAGTTTGTCGTTGTTCCAGATCTTGAGCTCGTCCCTGATCTGACGGCGGCTCATCCCAGCACGCCGCAGTGCGACCACCTGCACGCGCAGGCCCTGTTCGTCGTCCATGGCCAGAGCCTCGCCTCGCCGGCCGGAGACCCGCAGGAAAACTCGTTCGGATCACACGTTCGAGCGATTCTCGCCATGATCGGGAACCCGGTTTACGAATATCGACTTGTCGGTGGACGGCGTGCGGTAGGGCGGCAACGAACCCGCCATGTAAGCCACCCACGGCTGCCGTAAACCAGCGGCGGCGTTCCGCCTCCCCCACTCCCCGCCACGCGGGTCCCCGCCACGCCCGGCGCGGTTGGGAGTGCGTATGCGGGGGCAATCAACCTACGATGCCGTAAGTTACGCAACCGTAGGAACGGTCGACTTTCGGTTTCCGTCTCCGCATCCCTGAACCAGCCATGAGGTAGCCGCTATGACGATCCAGCCCGCCGAGGAGACCGTCGCCGATGCGGCGGCAGCCGTACTGGCTGAGCAAGAGGAACAGCAACCGTCACGACAACGACCGGCGAGCATGATCTCGGCCACCCGGGGCGGGGAGAAGCAGGGGGCGGCGGAGCGGTTCGCGCTGGCCTCGTTCATCGCGGTGCCGTTCCTCTCGGTGCTGGCGGCAGTCCCGTTCGCCTGGGGGTGGGGGCTCGGCTGGCACGATGTCGTGATCATGGTGGTGATGTACTTCACCGCCTGTCACGGGATCACCGTCGGCTTCCACCGCTTCTTCACGCACGGCTCGTTCAAGGCCACCCGCGCCCTGAAGATCGCCATGGCCGTGGCCGGCAGTCTGGCCATCGAAGGGCCGATCGTGCGCTGGGTGGCGGACCACCGCAAGCACCACAAGTTCTCCGACAAGGACGGCGACCCGCACTCCCCCTGGCGCTACGGCGAGTCCGTCCCGGCGCTGCTGAAGGGCCTGTGGTGGGCGCACATGGGGTGGCTGTTCGACGAGGAGCAGACCCCGCAGCAGACCTACGCCCCGGATCTGGTGAAGGACCGGGACATCTCCTGGATCTCCCGCCAGTTCGCCTTCTTCACGCTCACCTCGATCCTACTTCCGCCGCTGGTGGGCGGCCTGTGGTCGTGGTCCTGGGAGGGCGCGCTGACGGCGTTCTTCTGGGGTTCCCTGGTCCGCGTCGCGCTGCTGCACCATGTGACCTGGTCGATCAACTCCATCTGCCATGCGATGGGCAAGCACCCGTTCAAGTCGCGGGACCGTTCCGGGAACGTGGCGTGGCTGGCGGTGCTGTCCTGCGGCGAGTCCTGGCACAACCTGCACCACGCAGACCCGACCTCGGCGCGGCACGGGGTGCTGCGCGGGCAGGTGGACTCCTCGGCGCGGCTGATCCGCTGGTTCGAACTGGCCGGATGGGCGCGGGACGTCCGCTGGCCCAGCCCCGAGCGGATCGAGGCCCGGCGCGCGGCATGATGGTCCTGTGAACGAGAGCAGCAGTGGGTCGGACGGGGCAGGGGATCCAGCTGTGCCCGTGCGCGCCGGCCGGGGGGCAGCGCGTACCAGGAAGGCGCCGGCGGCGCGGGCCGCCAGGGTTCGGATGAGCGGGAAGCAGCGGCGGGAGCAGCTGCTGGACGTGGGCCGCGCCCTGTTCGCGGAGCGTGGTTACGAGGCGACGTCGGTGGAGGAGATCGCGGCGAAGGCCGGGGTGTCCAAGCCGGTGGTGTACGAGCACTTCGGCGGCAAGGAGGGGCTGTACGCGGTTGTGGTGGACCGTGAGATGCAGTTGCTGCTGGACATGGTCACCGGTTCGCTGACGGGTGGCCATCCGCGTGAGCTGTGCGAGGAGGCGGCGTTCGCGCTGCTGGACTACATCGAGACGTCGACGGACGGGTTCCGGATACTGGTGCGCGATTCCCCGGTGGCGCAGTCGACGGGGACGTTCGCGTCGTTGATCAATGACATCGCGACGCAGGTCGAGGACATCCTGGGCCATGAGTTCAAGTCGCGGGGTTATGACGCGAAGCTGGCGCCGATGTACGCGCAGATGCTGGTAGGGATGGTGGCGCTGACGGGTCAGTGGTGGCTGGATGTGCGGAAGCCGAAGAAGGCCGAAGTGGTCGCGCATCTGGTGAATCTGGCCTGGCACGGCCTGGAGGGGATGGAGCGGCGGCCTCAGCTGGTGGGTCGGCGCAAGAACTAGAAGAACTAGCCAGCCTGTGCGGGTTCCAGGAACTCGATGCGGTTGCCGACCGGGTCGCTGGAGTAGAAGCGGTGGTGGCCGGGGAGGTCGTGGTCCCAGGTGACGGGTGCGCCGAGGGCGGCGATGTGCTCGGCGTAGGCGTGGATGCCCTGGACGCGGAGGGCGGGGTGGGCCTTGCGGGCGGGCACGAAGGGGGTTTCCACGCCGAGGTGGAGTTGGACGCCGCCGGGTGTCCGGAACCAGCAGCCGCCCCGGGCGGCGAGTACCGGCGGCTTGGGGATCTCCTCCAGGCCGAGGATCCCGGCGTAGTAGCGGCGCAGCGCGTCCTCGCTGCCGGGCGGTGCTGCGAGCTGGACGTGGTCGATGGCGATGATCACGGCTGCACGGTCCTCACTTCTTGGTGGCGATGACGAAGATGCGCCGGTACGGGAGGACCGTGCCGTAGCGGGTGGTGGGGTAGGCCCGGTCGAGGAGGGTGCTGTACTCGGCGAGGAAGTCGGTGCGTTCGTCCGGGTCGGTGAGGGCGGCGAGGGCGGGGCGTAGGCCGGTGCCGAGCATCCAGTCGAGGACGGGGTGGGCGCCGTGCAGGGTCTGGTAGTAGGTGGTCTCCCAGGTGTCGACGGCGCAGCCCAGGACGCTGAGGCGGGCGAGGTAGTCGACGGGTTCCAGGACGGCGGGTTGTTCAGCCGCGGCGAGGCGTCCGTTCCAGCGGGCACTGGTGCGGAGTTCCGCGAGCAGGGTGTGGCTGGGTGCGCCGAAGTTGCCGGGGACCTGGAAGGCGATGATGCCGCCGGCGGGCGATGCGTGGACCCAGTCGGGGAACAGGTCGGCGTGGCCGGGGACCCACTGCAGGGCGGCGTTGGAGAGAATCAGGTCGGGGTTGCCGTCCTGCTCCGGCTTCCAGCTGGTGATGTCGCCGACGCGGAAGGCGATCTCGGGGTGGTCCGCCTGGGCCTTCTCGATCATCTGCAGTGAGCTGTCGATGCCGGTGAGGGCGGCGTCGGGCCAGCGGTCGGGGAGGGTGACCGTGGTGTTCCCCGGGCCGCAGCCGAGGTCGACGATGTTCGACGGGGTGCCGGGGATGCGGTCGACGAGGTCGTGGAAGGGCCGGCTGCGGTGGTCGGCGTGGCGGAGGTACTGGGCGGGATCCCAGGTGGTGTCGGTCATCGGCGAGGTCTCCGTCTCCATATATCTTGACATCAAGATACTTCAGTCTGACCGATACCTTTTCTTGATGTCAAGAGACTTCATGTCGACACACCGCCCACTACACTGATCAACCATGGAGGACGAGGTCGACCGGCTGGTCGCTGCGTGGCGCCGAGAGCGCCCGGACCTCGACGTGGAACCGCTCGAAGTGCTGAGCCGGATCAGCAGGCTCGCCCGCCACCTCGACCGGGCCAGGCGCACCGCCTTCGCCGAGCACAGCCTGGAGCCGTGGGAGTTCGACGTCCTCACCGCGCTGCGCCGGGCCGGCTCCCCGTACCAGCTCTCCCCCGGGCAGTTGCTGACGCAGACTCTGGTCACCTCCGGGACGATGACCAACCGGATCGACCGGCTCGCGGTGAAGGGGCTGGTCCAGCGGCTGCCCGACCCGGGCGACCGGCGCGGGGTGCTGGTGCGGCTGACCGAGGCCGGCCGCGATCTCGCGGACGAGGCGCTGGCCGGACTGCTGGCGTACGAGCGCGCCCTGCTGGCGGAGCTTTCCACAGCTCAGCGCGGGGAACTGGCCGGCCTGCTGCGGCAGCTGGTGGCCCCGTTCGACAACCTTCCCGAGTAGAACGCCGGGCGGAACTCCCCCGCACTCTTGACTGCGTACCGGCAACGGGGCCATTCTTGCCGAAATCGAGTTAGGAAGCTTTCCTAACTTAAGAAGCCAGCACCCTTCCCCCACGAAGGAGAACCACCCGATGGTTCGTCAGTTGCGCTCCCCCATCCGGAAGATGGTCGCCGCCGCGGCGGCGGCCGGCTGTATCAGCCTCGGTCTCGCCGCCACCGGCGGGGCCAGTGCCTCGGCCGCCACCGCACCCGCGAGGCCGTTCCCCACCCACGTCACCTACAAGGTCGGCGTGATGCCCTCG includes:
- the glmU gene encoding bifunctional UDP-N-acetylglucosamine diphosphorylase/glucosamine-1-phosphate N-acetyltransferase GlmU, with amino-acid sequence MSFKPPAAVVVLAAGGGTRMKSAVLPKVLHPLCGRTLVGHALAAARELTPEQVIVVIGHMKDKVAEHLAEVDPEARTVVQERQNGTGHAVRVALEALAADGVTLDGTVVVSTGDTPLLTGETLRRLVEAHAADGNAVTVLTAEVPDATGYGRIVRGPSHEVRAIVEHKDASEAQLTIREINSAVYAFDGKLLAEGLGQVRTDNSQGEEYLTDVLGILREAGHRVGALVAGDYRDILGINDRVQLAEARRIMNDRLLESAMRAGVTVIDPASTWLDVQVTYEQDAIILPNTQLQGSTSIGAGAEVGPNCTLRDTSVGAGAVVINATAQRAVVGEGANVGPYAYLRPGTVLGAKGKIGTYVETKNAVIGEGSKVPHLSYVGDATIGEGTNIGAASVFVNYDGVAKHHTTIGSHCRTGSDNMFVAPVTVGDGAYTAAGSVIYKDVPAGALGVTRPQQRNVEGWVERKRPGTAAARAAEAARSEDAPSAP
- a CDS encoding fatty acid desaturase; the encoded protein is MISATRGGEKQGAAERFALASFIAVPFLSVLAAVPFAWGWGLGWHDVVIMVVMYFTACHGITVGFHRFFTHGSFKATRALKIAMAVAGSLAIEGPIVRWVADHRKHHKFSDKDGDPHSPWRYGESVPALLKGLWWAHMGWLFDEEQTPQQTYAPDLVKDRDISWISRQFAFFTLTSILLPPLVGGLWSWSWEGALTAFFWGSLVRVALLHHVTWSINSICHAMGKHPFKSRDRSGNVAWLAVLSCGESWHNLHHADPTSARHGVLRGQVDSSARLIRWFELAGWARDVRWPSPERIEARRAA
- a CDS encoding TetR/AcrR family transcriptional regulator produces the protein MRAGRGAARTRKAPAARAARVRMSGKQRREQLLDVGRALFAERGYEATSVEEIAAKAGVSKPVVYEHFGGKEGLYAVVVDREMQLLLDMVTGSLTGGHPRELCEEAAFALLDYIETSTDGFRILVRDSPVAQSTGTFASLINDIATQVEDILGHEFKSRGYDAKLAPMYAQMLVGMVALTGQWWLDVRKPKKAEVVAHLVNLAWHGLEGMERRPQLVGRRKN
- a CDS encoding VOC family protein, coding for MIIAIDHVQLAAPPGSEDALRRYYAGILGLEEIPKPPVLAARGGCWFRTPGGVQLHLGVETPFVPARKAHPALRVQGIHAYAEHIAALGAPVTWDHDLPGHHRFYSSDPVGNRIEFLEPAQAG
- a CDS encoding methyltransferase domain-containing protein, translated to MTDTTWDPAQYLRHADHRSRPFHDLVDRIPGTPSNIVDLGCGPGNTTVTLPDRWPDAALTGIDSSLQMIEKAQADHPEIAFRVGDITSWKPEQDGNPDLILSNAALQWVPGHADLFPDWVHASPAGGIIAFQVPGNFGAPSHTLLAELRTSARWNGRLAAAEQPAVLEPVDYLARLSVLGCAVDTWETTYYQTLHGAHPVLDWMLGTGLRPALAALTDPDERTDFLAEYSTLLDRAYPTTRYGTVLPYRRIFVIATKK
- a CDS encoding MarR family transcriptional regulator is translated as MEDEVDRLVAAWRRERPDLDVEPLEVLSRISRLARHLDRARRTAFAEHSLEPWEFDVLTALRRAGSPYQLSPGQLLTQTLVTSGTMTNRIDRLAVKGLVQRLPDPGDRRGVLVRLTEAGRDLADEALAGLLAYERALLAELSTAQRGELAGLLRQLVAPFDNLPE